In Oleidesulfovibrio alaskensis DSM 16109, the genomic window GCCTATCCCACCTTGCCCTGCTGCCCGCCAGCGCTCAGCCGCTCCAGCGCCTGAATAATCGCCGCATTATGCAGTTCTGTGGTGGTAAACCGAAACCCGCAGCGTTTACAGCGCCGTGTGCGGTCTATGCGGTCATGGGTGGCAACGGTGGTTATTACCGCTGTTTCCCCACCACATCCTAAACGCGGGCATTCCATGGCTAGTCCTCCCCCGCCGTCAGCCCCATTTCGCGGGCTATGCGCTCGTATTCTGTGCGGGGTATGCGGTACTGCCCGCCCACCTTGGCGGCTTGTATACGGCCTGCCTTGATTCCCCGGCGCACGGTTTCGGCGCTCTTCCAGCTCAGCCGCCGCCGTACTTCCTGCACGGTGTAAAAATCGCACTTGGCTTCACTCATGCCGCAAACCCCATTTTTAAAAGAACATCATACACTTCTGCGCGGGCAATCACGTCTTAAGACTTCCCGAAAGGCTTTCTCAAAGTCTTTCAACTCCATCCCCAGTTCAAAAGACAGACCGGGCATATTGCCCCGCAGCGCTCCCAACTGGGTTAATG contains:
- a CDS encoding helix-turn-helix domain-containing protein, with amino-acid sequence MSEAKCDFYTVQEVRRRLSWKSAETVRRGIKAGRIQAAKVGGQYRIPRTEYERIAREMGLTAGED